The Eremothecium gossypii ATCC 10895 chromosome VII, complete sequence nucleotide sequence CGTCGATGTCGGTCAGCGTGCCATCATGTCCTGCAGCTTGGTGCCGCAACTTTTTGTGCCCCATCGCTTCCTCTCTCCTCGCAACCAAGCAGTAGAAAGCGCTTAACGTCCTGAAGACTTTCTTATATAAATCGTAAATCGTAATTTACGATATATGGTGATTATTAAATCTAGGTAGGTATCATGCGGCAGAATATGCGGAAATGCACATGCATACTATTAAAGGACGTAAACCGACATAGCATAATTAAGATTAGATACAACAAGTATGATTTAATGGGTGTGGCTTGGGTTTCAGGCCCACTTCCCTAAGAGCGCCATGAGACCTGCTCCGAGACACATGTACACGAAGCCCTGCATCATCTTGTTGAAACCACCCTCTCCTTTGAAGGAGTTGGAAAACAAGAATTCATGGGCCATCAGTTCAATCAGACCAGTGTACAGCAAAATACCGGCGGATAGAGAGTCAAAGACTCCGTTAACTATCAAGGAGGGCCTCGATTCTGGAGCAAAGGAGTGTCTGACCCCGAGACCGATGGCGATGGCGATGGGGGTGGACAAGCAGTAGCCCAGGCCAAGGAGCCAAGGGGTCCACTTCCGATGCACACCCCACTCAGTTTCAGCGATACGGGCACCCAACCCCATGCCTTCAAACATCTGATGGAAAATAAGGACAACAAACAACGTAGTGAAATGATCTTCCGCAGTGACCGCAAGCGAAAGCCCAATCAGAACAGAGTGGAACACAACACCGAATTCCAAAATGAAAAGACTGATCAACTGGTTCAGGTATTGCTCTCTGTTTGGGTCAGCGGCTAGACTCTTAGCCTGCTCTAAATCCTGGTGGCATTCATCATGCGCAAAATGCTGACTGACTACAGCGGAATTCGCTCCACTGACAGCAGTATTTGGCTTCGGCGGTGTGTCTTCTGTTGATTCGTCTTCTTTAATGCTCTTCTCGTCCCCGGCAACCGCAACAGCCGTGCTGCGAGCAGCCTTGTTGACAAAATGATGACTATTAATTTCGACGAAGAACAATGTGAATAGGGACATCATACAGATGGCAAAAGCCCAGGGGTACTCAGACAGAACGCCACCCAAACATGGATTACTCAAACTCTCATGTCCATGAAGTAATAAGTGAATGAACCCTGTGGCAACGATGACACCTGAACCGAAGTATTTGGCAAAAAAAAAGGCCCAGGTGGGCAGACGCACACGGCTAAACCGTGATCCCAACATAGGGAAGAAGGTACCAATGGCGGATGCCAACAGAATTATGAAAACAGATAATATACGAATACCATCGCTGCCATCATACTCGTTCTCGGTGGGACACTCCTCGGGCTCCTCTGAATGCGAATGAGAATGCCTCTTGAATAACGGTCCAAAGAGCGAGTCGTTAGCTTCCAGTATCATCGCGTTATCGTTTGCCGCCTATGCTTACCGCCCTAACGATGCATACAACGAAACTCTCGACCAGGTTGTATATAAATACTTTTTAGGAGGAGGACTTGATGGTTACTCCCCGACATAAAATAACCTCTGAGGTAACATAACCTATTATCGCGCGGTCCAGTATTACATAACTGCTATGATATAAGCATTTTCTCCTCTTTTAAATTCTACAAAATGCATAGCAGTCCATTCTACAAAATATTTTAGCGGTTATCGAAGGGCCAGCAGGGCTATCTGTCGAGCTGATTGGCTGTTCAACGGTCGTATGTAACCTCGATGAGTTTTTTTTTTCTTCCTGGAAAAAGTGACCCGCAAGGTTATCCCAAAAAGAAACTTCAAGGGTTATGTATCATACAGCCAATGTCATGGGAATTGGTATTTCCATCTGACCAGATAGGTTCTCTGATATGTTGAGCTATGATCTACAGCGATATACTGAACCTGACAGTTCAAGATGCGTATGGAGGAATAACAATGCATGTGTATGCTGTGGCAGCGCTAAAAATTTCGACAACAGCAGGACTCGAACCTGCGCGGGCATAGCCCAAAAGATTTCTAATCTTTCGCCTTAACCGCTCGGCCATGTTGCCAACCATAAAGATCTTCAATAAGATCTGACGTCATACCACTCCGAAAAGGGTTTTTTCTCTCGAAGTTAAAATCGGTCAACTTAAGGGACTGTATTGGGTGCTATGTGGCATTGCAAACCATCCATATAGACTACGCTGACTATCCATAGCGAGACTCAGATTACAAGGGCATTCTAGTAGAAGACGGAAAACAGGCATCCGGATGATTGATATGCAACATCTAGAGGCTCTGAAAGAAATGTAGAGGATTTTTTTTTAGAGTGGCTAGTTAGCAATATTTCAACCGAATACCTGAACGGCTATGTTGATGAAAGTACTTTACAGTTATCACCAAGTATCATTTGGGTCTGAAAAGTCCGTAGCCGCTGGGAAAATAAAATAAAGCATATTTACTAGTGAACACGAAAAAAAAACTCAATTTATCTCCAGGCTTCTGTAAGGTAACCTACAAGGTAGACATGGCATAATATACAACATAATAACTGTGCAGTGAAAGAGGTTACGTGATTATCGGATAAATTATGAATTCAATTTTACTGATGCTCTTGCTCTTGCTCTTGCTCTTTTACATTTGCCTTGGTCTTGATGGTGATATGAGTGGACTTAGGAACACGAAAGAACCAATAAGTTGCAGCAAACCCTATGATATTTGTTGCTACAAATATCGTGAAAATCCCCCAATCCCTCCATCTGTGATTGTAGAAAATGTTAACTAACGCAAGATAATAGTCCGAATTCTTTATAGGGCAGACTGTACAAAGATCAGTGGCTGCAGGGTTGAGCAATACCGATTCTGCATTATTTGCAAACGGCTCAAGGTAAAGTGCACAAAAGAGTCCTTTTGGCGGAGCGAATTTTATTAGTTCCTCAGGGGCACATTCAACAGTCATATTACCCGAACCGGTCGACAGAAGGGCAGAAACTAAGTATGTTACTGGAGAGAGATAATACATCCATATCCAGAAACGAGGTAGATTATCCTTGGTAACTAAAACACCACTGAAGATTAAACACATGGTGAAGTAAAAGTTGGCCAATATCGCCGCAGGTTCTGCTTTCTCTAAGCCGGCAATACAAAATTGTCCAAAGGTAGCCGAGAAGATATAGAAGGTTACGCATAGCAACCAAAAAAGGAATCCACGCTCTGCCCGGTTTGCTGCGTCGGTAGCATGTGTGTAAAATCCAACTGGATAATAAAAGCAGAAAAAGGATATTGTAGCGCCCAATATCGCCCAGGGAATCTCTGCGGTAATTTGGGATAGAAGGAACACTTTCCAGGAAAATGTCTTCGAATGTCTCTCTCTCACTTCGAACAAGTCCCTTTGCTCCACATATTGCGGGAGCATCTGCTGAACCAAGGGAGTAAGAACTACTAGAAATAGGAAAACTGCAAACATTTGATTCTGTAACCCTTGGATAGAGGTCTTCGACTTGAAGAAAGAGAAACCGATAAAAAGAGAGGCAAATATGCTCATGAAAATCTTACTCCATAAATATTCTGGCGACCTCCAATATTGTTGTAGCACTCTTCTAGATACGATGATGTATTGATACCATATGGAAGAGGCAAATTCTTTGTTCTGATCTGAAGTTTCGAATCTCGGTTTATGCCAAAGTTCCATCTCCATTCTATGTAATTCTTCCTGAACTGACTGATACTCATCGGAGTTCTTCCAAATTTCGTGATAGTCTTGAAGAGCATGGGAACCAGGTGCAGCACCAATAATCTCAAGCATAAATTCCGCAGGATTACACGCTTCAGGGAATTTTTGGGATCCATGGTTCTCAAAGTACTGGATCATAGTCGAACATCCTTCACCCAAAGGGCCAAAGTAAACTGTTCTACCACCATTAGACAAGAGCAACAGGCGATCAAACTCCTGCATTAAAATGGCAGAAGGTTGGTGAATCGTACACAGAATTGCTTGACCATGATTAACCAACTTTTTTATTAGTTGACAGATAGACCACGCAGTTTGCGAGTCTAAACCTGAGGTGGGTTCATCCAAAAACAGCAACAGTTCTGGTTTTGCCACGAGTTCGACGCCAATGGTTAAGCGCTTCCTCTGTTCAACGTTCAGTCCTTCGCCGGTGACTCCAACAACAGCGTCAGCATAAGCTTCCATTCCCAGTAATTTAATTATATCCTCAACATAAGCGTTCTTTTCAGCTCTCGAAATGGATTGGGGCTGGCGTAGGTATGCACTAAATTTTAGCGCATCACGCACAGTTTGAGTACGTCCATGAAGATCTTGTTGTTGGCAATACCCTGTCTTACGTTGAAAAGAAGTGTCTCTGAGGTGTCCATCAACAAAAATATTACCAGTTACAACACCCACCCGAACTCTATTGGCCAAAACATCCAACAATGTCGTCTTACCTGCACCTGAATAACCCATCAGAGCAGTCAAAGTCCCAGGCTTTACCCAACCATCCACGTTGGTTAGGATCCTCCTGGTTTCATTCTTAATCTGTATATCATAGCAGACATCTCGCCAGTGGAAAATGCTATCAGAACCAATTCTCTGAATAAGTTCGCGGGATTGGTCACTTCCTATAGTACTAGATTCCTTTCCTGGTGCATTACCAAATTCTATGTCGCAGTTGATGGCCTTTTTATTTTGCTTTTTTATTTTCTTCAAAGTTGACCTTAGGAATACAGCCATTTCACCTTTTTGCATCCCACTTTTATTATACTCAATTAAGATCAGATAAACACCTAAGAAGAAAAATGCATAAGCAAGAACGATCCCCCAATTCATCCACTTGTTTTTGGTGTTGTAACCATAAGCAAACTCTATGTAACGGGTCCCATTTACAAAGCTCTGACCAGGAACTGCTCCCACCGACAAGCAGACTTTATTCGAAATAGGGAATCCCTCATAGAAACTACCATCGGGTACCATTCGAGAACATTCGAATATGCGTCCGTCAAATTCATTCGCAACCATGGCTTCCATGATGCGTGCGATTGGATTTAAATAGAAGAGCCATCTGGACCAGCCTAAGATGTTCTTCTGAGGAATAACAAAACCAACGTAAACGGCCAGGCCAAGCAGGAGCAAAGAAGCAGGAAACATGGTGACATAAAGCGTTTTACAGGCAGCACCAACACTACGGAATAAATGAGACATCGCGAAGGTGGCAGTCAGGGATACAAGCATATAAAAGAAGAACGCTCCTGTAGACCTTCTCAAGTTCACCATGAAATAGAAGGGCACATTGAAACAGATACAGACGGTGAACTTAGCGGGTAGCTCTGTAAATATCGAAGCGAATGCATCAGCAGAAGGACGATAGAAGGCGTATGACTTGTGCTTCTTAACAATTGCACGCGCCTCAAACAAAGACATGATTTCCAGAAATGAGAAGAAAGAGTTCAGTAGGACAGCGGTGAATAACGCGGAACCCCTATTAAACAACGAATTTGTATCCGGTTTTAGATTCAAAAAACACGAGGCGAGGATCAAGCCCATGATGGAGTATGCGACAATCGAAAACAGGTAAACTGACGGATCACCCCTCAGCCGTTGCCAGTTACGATCCACAATGGCGCGAAATTGCATGTAGAAGGAAATTAAATAAGGCGAAGATGACTTTACATGCCTAGCCTGGCGCACTATATGGTGATCCCTAAGCTGTTCACGGGCTGCATCCGTCTTTGCCTCAGCTATCCTCCTTTGGATTTGTTTCATAGCAACCGCGTGCTCCGGTGAACGTAGCCAATATTCGTAGAATTCCCGCGCTGTGCGGGGTACCTTGTCCTCATACCCGGGCTGTGACTTTCTTTCGAAAGGCGATGTAACAGACGTCAAGAAGTCTGCAGAAGTCTGTCGCGGAGGGCATTCCCAGCCCATGCGCAAAAAGTAGCCCTTAGCTAACTTACGTGGCCCAAAGTAGATCATATAACCCTCATATAGCACCAACACATCGTCAAATAGGCTATAGGCAGCTTCAGAGCACTGATAAATTGCGATGAGCTGTGTCGTCCGCATCACCTCCGCGTTATCCCTTAGCGCACGCACAAACTCCAGAGCGGTTGCAGAGTCCAGTCCACGGGTGCAGTTATCCCAGCATTGGAGCTTCGCGCCCGCCAAAGTAACCTCTGCAAGTGACACGCGCTTCCTCTCGCCGCCAGATACACCCCTTATGTAGTCGTTGCCCACTTTGGTATAGCGAGTATGCGAGAGCCCATACATTGCCATCACGGCGGCTGCATAATGCTTGTAAAATACTTCGCGCTTAACCCCACCAGGACGTACCTGCGGACAGCGACACCGAGCCGCAAACTCTAGCGTATATCCAACTGGCAGACTCGCGAAATGTGTGTCAGACTCTGCGGAGTAGATCACCTCCCCACGCAAGTGATTTTTTATCTCCTTCTGCGAAAATCCGCTGTAACTGATCTCCGATTCTGGAGCAACGGTAAACCCGTACGTCCGTGCACCCACTGTTTTGAGTAGGGTGGAGCAGCCCGCGCCAGGGCGCCCTAACACAACACACAGCCTCCCGGGCTCAAACACCACGTCCAACGGCTTTAGTATGTCAAATTCGCTTTTTTCCCGACCACGTGCAAAAGGTGTCATCTGGTACAACATCCGCAAAGCCTTCAACGGCGAGTTTCCAACCGTCGCCTGGTAATCTGTGTCTGCCGACACACCGCATACACGCAAGTTCTGAATCACCACACACAGTTCCGCAGGTTTATAGTGGTCAGGGTCGCTGGCGTACAGATTGCGTATCGTGCGCACCCAGTATCGCGGATCGAACTCATCCGACTCAGGGTCTAGCCGGGCATCCTTGTCAGGCCCGAACAATGCGGAGGGATCGGCTGATGTGGGCTGCAATTCGTACTCAGCAGCAGATGACCGGCTCAGCGTCTGTGCTAGCGAGCGAATTACCTCTTGCTCCTCAAGATCTTCTGCCAAGCCTACATAGGGCCGATCAGCTTCGCCTATGCTCGTGCTGGCACCTGCCGATACATGGGATGCTCTATTCGCTGTCAAATTTGCGTTAAAAAATTCCATTGGTTATCATCTCCTTTAGCGCTCTGATGAGCCAAGAATCTGTCATATATAGTCACCCATGGTAACCCAATGCGGGGAATGGCTGCCTGTATCGGAGCCAAGCACGTAGTTAATGCTCCGGGAGATGTTAAACTTCCGGGGCTGTTGAGCCTTCTGGACGAATCTAAGGGCGGCGGCCTGAAAATTACAGAGATTTGAATACAAAGGTGCATATATTTAATAAAATATACTAACATCTACTGGCTTCATGGATCATTGGGTACTTTCATTGATAATCAGCGGATCAATGAGATATCAATGAAATCTGTAGATTATCAgtattcatcttcctgtattttctctctgtgtccgctcacgcctgcaggggggactgcctggcgcgcgccgcctgtcctgctttctcgtctgctgtgaaaatcgacaaactccaaaaaatcgaatttggcgcgcccgacagttgattaagctcgggcatctctattctctataaattgttaaattaaccacactgtgaagccctgcaatccgcacgccgccgcacgtcaactcttggtcacaacctagcccgggagtgcagtctcacaaatacaaggcctgggatatcatgtagctgaggcctcctgaacgttttcgcttttttctaaaatcgctgttcacagtcttagcgcaaaaaaaataatttaaaaaaaaaatgtaaagtcttagtgaaatgaaaaaataaaataaaatagaccgccagctgcagaccacctcttcaaagcatataactagcatacgcataaacatatgcttgtatactcgttacccggacgttaaataacataagaactctatttcaaagcctgctcctgcagacttccaaatagaaaacaaatcagacaacgaaggcttaatctcagcagatcgtaacaacaaggctactctactgcttacaataccctgttgtacatctaagtcgtgtacaaatgatttactctcgcgcagtatgacattgcaatccgccggcacgcgcccagacctttccgtctgaacaccagttgccggcctgctatggttcagcgatgctaaaagcaccttattcgtatccatctataatgtgcgagaaaaagaatcatcgcgttctagcatggattctgacttagaggcgttcagccataatccagcggatggtagcttcgcggcaatgcccggtcggacagccgcaaaaaccaattatccgaatgaactgttcctctcgtactaagttcaattactattgcgataacattcatcagtagggtaaaactaacctgtctcacgacggtctaaacccagctcacgttccctattagtgggtgaacaatccaacgcttaccgaattctgcttcggtatgataggaagagccgacatcgaagaatcaaaaagcaatgtcgctatgaacgcttgactgccacaagccagttatccctgtggtaacttttctggcacctctagcctcaaactccgaggaactaaaggatcgataggccacactttcatggtttgtattcacactgaaaatcaaaatcaaggggacttttacccttttgttctactggagatttctgttctccatgagtcccccttaggacatctgcgttatcgtttaacagatgtgccgccccagccaaactccccacctgacaatgtcttcaacccggatcagcccgtataggactttaaatgctagaaggtggaaaatgaattccagctccgcttaattgaataagtaaagaaactataaaggtagtggtatttcactggcgccgaagctcccacttattctacaccctctatgtctcttcacaatgtcaaactagagtcaagctcaacagggtcttctttccccgctgattctgccaagcccgttcccttggctgtggtttcgctagatagtagatagggacagtgggaatctcgttaatccattcatgcgcgtcactaattagat carries:
- the ZRT2 gene encoding low-affinity Zn(2+) transporter ZRT2 (Non-syntenic homolog of Saccharomyces cerevisiae YLR130C (ZRT2) and YGL255W (ZRT1)), with protein sequence MILEANDSLFGPLFKRHSHSHSEEPEECPTENEYDGSDGIRILSVFIILLASAIGTFFPMLGSRFSRVRLPTWAFFFAKYFGSGVIVATGFIHLLLHGHESLSNPCLGGVLSEYPWAFAICMMSLFTLFFVEINSHHFVNKAARSTAVAVAGDEKSIKEDESTEDTPPKPNTAVSGANSAVVSQHFAHDECHQDLEQAKSLAADPNREQYLNQLISLFILEFGVVFHSVLIGLSLAVTAEDHFTTLFVVLIFHQMFEGMGLGARIAETEWGVHRKWTPWLLGLGYCLSTPIAIAIGLGVRHSFAPESRPSLIVNGVFDSLSAGILLYTGLIELMAHEFLFSNSFKGEGGFNKMMQGFVYMCLGAGLMALLGKWA
- a CDS encoding pleiotropic drug resistance family ABC transporter (Non-syntenic homolog of Saccharomyces cerevisiae YPL058C (PDR12)) — its product is MEFFNANLTANRASHVSAGASTSIGEADRPYVGLAEDLEEQEVIRSLAQTLSRSSAAEYELQPTSADPSALFGPDKDARLDPESDEFDPRYWVRTIRNLYASDPDHYKPAELCVVIQNLRVCGVSADTDYQATVGNSPLKALRMLYQMTPFARGREKSEFDILKPLDVVFEPGRLCVVLGRPGAGCSTLLKTVGARTYGFTVAPESEISYSGFSQKEIKNHLRGEVIYSAESDTHFASLPVGYTLEFAARCRCPQVRPGGVKREVFYKHYAAAVMAMYGLSHTRYTKVGNDYIRGVSGGERKRVSLAEVTLAGAKLQCWDNCTRGLDSATALEFVRALRDNAEVMRTTQLIAIYQCSEAAYSLFDDVLVLYEGYMIYFGPRKLAKGYFLRMGWECPPRQTSADFLTSVTSPFERKSQPGYEDKVPRTAREFYEYWLRSPEHAVAMKQIQRRIAEAKTDAAREQLRDHHIVRQARHVKSSSPYLISFYMQFRAIVDRNWQRLRGDPSVYLFSIVAYSIMGLILASCFLNLKPDTNSLFNRGSALFTAVLLNSFFSFLEIMSLFEARAIVKKHKSYAFYRPSADAFASIFTELPAKFTVCICFNVPFYFMVNLRRSTGAFFFYMLVSLTATFAMSHLFRSVGAACKTLYVTMFPASLLLLGLAVYVGFVIPQKNILGWSRWLFYLNPIARIMEAMVANEFDGRIFECSRMVPDGSFYEGFPISNKVCLSVGAVPGQSFVNGTRYIEFAYGYNTKNKWMNWGIVLAYAFFFLGVYLILIEYNKSGMQKGEMAVFLRSTLKKIKKQNKKAINCDIEFGNAPGKESSTIGSDQSRELIQRIGSDSIFHWRDVCYDIQIKNETRRILTNVDGWVKPGTLTALMGYSGAGKTTLLDVLANRVRVGVVTGNIFVDGHLRDTSFQRKTGYCQQQDLHGRTQTVRDALKFSAYLRQPQSISRAEKNAYVEDIIKLLGMEAYADAVVGVTGEGLNVEQRKRLTIGVELVAKPELLLFLDEPTSGLDSQTAWSICQLIKKLVNHGQAILCTIHQPSAILMQEFDRLLLLSNGGRTVYFGPLGEGCSTMIQYFENHGSQKFPEACNPAEFMLEIIGAAPGSHALQDYHEIWKNSDEYQSVQEELHRMEMELWHKPRFETSDQNKEFASSIWYQYIIVSRRVLQQYWRSPEYLWSKIFMSIFASLFIGFSFFKSKTSIQGLQNQMFAVFLFLVVLTPLVQQMLPQYVEQRDLFEVRERHSKTFSWKVFLLSQITAEIPWAILGATISFFCFYYPVGFYTHATDAANRAERGFLFWLLCVTFYIFSATFGQFCIAGLEKAEPAAILANFYFTMCLIFSGVLVTKDNLPRFWIWMYYLSPVTYLVSALLSTGSGNMTVECAPEELIKFAPPKGLFCALYLEPFANNAESVLLNPAATDLCTVCPIKNSDYYLALVNIFYNHRWRDWGIFTIFVATNIIGFAATYWFFRVPKSTHITIKTKANVKEQEQEQEHQ